In the genome of Nocardioides seonyuensis, one region contains:
- a CDS encoding tyrosine-type recombinase/integrase, translated as MTDLTTTTARDPLPEWRLALTSERKSPKTIALYLDAVGRYLTWTETQDLPPMRRTSLQTWITTMLDAGRSPSTARIRQQAVRRYAAWLLAVGHLDGAPFQGMTSPKLDQPVVDPLTVAQVRALLQTCQPEAADVPATARPLRHARDEAIIRLMAETGIRLSEVIALTAGDLDLATGLVTIRRGKGGRGRVIPIGQATATAIRTYLAVRTTQPHADREELWLGERRCGLAADALYRSLRRRAERAGITGFRPHRLRHTAAHRWLAAGGSESGLMAMAGWTRVEMLIRYTRANASERAAAEARRPDLGNL; from the coding sequence ATGACTGACCTCACTACCACCACCGCCCGCGACCCCCTGCCCGAGTGGCGCCTCGCGCTCACCTCCGAGCGCAAGAGCCCCAAGACGATCGCCCTCTACCTCGACGCCGTCGGCCGCTACCTGACCTGGACCGAGACCCAGGACCTGCCGCCGATGCGACGCACCAGCCTGCAGACCTGGATCACGACCATGCTGGATGCCGGTCGGTCGCCCAGCACGGCGCGGATCCGGCAACAGGCCGTGCGCCGCTACGCTGCCTGGCTTCTCGCAGTCGGGCACCTGGATGGTGCCCCGTTCCAGGGCATGACCTCGCCCAAGCTGGACCAGCCCGTGGTCGACCCGCTCACTGTCGCCCAGGTCCGCGCGCTCCTGCAGACCTGCCAGCCGGAGGCCGCCGACGTTCCCGCGACGGCGCGTCCGCTACGGCACGCCCGCGACGAGGCAATCATCCGGCTGATGGCCGAGACCGGGATCCGGCTCAGCGAGGTCATCGCCCTCACCGCGGGCGACCTCGACCTCGCGACTGGCCTCGTCACGATCCGGCGCGGCAAGGGCGGCCGCGGCCGCGTCATCCCCATCGGCCAGGCCACAGCTACCGCGATCCGCACCTACCTCGCCGTTCGCACCACCCAGCCCCATGCCGATCGCGAAGAACTCTGGCTCGGCGAACGTCGCTGCGGGCTCGCCGCCGACGCCCTCTACCGCTCCCTGCGCCGACGCGCCGAACGAGCCGGCATCACCGGGTTCCGACCCCACCGACTGCGCCACACCGCGGCCCACCGCTGGCTGGCCGCCGGCGGCTCCGAGTCCGGCCTGATGGCCATGGCCGGCTGGACCCGCGTCGAGATGCTCATCCGCTACACCCGCGCCAACGCCAGCGAACGCGCCGCCGCCGAAGCCCGGCGTCCCGACCTCGGGAACCTGTGA